A region of the Equus quagga isolate Etosha38 chromosome 11, UCLA_HA_Equagga_1.0, whole genome shotgun sequence genome:
ACACATGCAGATACTCAGTTACACACTCACATGCATAGACCGGTCCCAGACAGCTCCTGTACACATACAACCATACGCACGCAGGTTCTCACTCCAGTCTCTCTCATGGACACTTTACAGACACACACCAACCACCCACAAACCCACAGAGTGCCTACATTTCACCATGCTCCTCTTGTAGAACCTGCCGATTTATGACAAAGGCACTGAGCACCCACTTTATGGAGAGACAGTGCATCAGTGACATGGAATGCACCTGCCCGTGGGTACTGTCTCCACTGTCACCTGTGTGGTCCCCCTCTGGGGCTTTGGCTGTCAGGGAGGTGGTCCTGGAACAGCAGTCCTGACCTCTAGCATGGCTACTTCTGAGTTCAAATTTCTGGGCCTTGGCCCTTTTTGTGCAGAGTTGGCACCACTGGCAATCTGGAGACAGAAGGAGTGGCAGCCTCTCCCATGTCAACCTTCTAGTTTGGGCAAGGAAGCAATGGGAGATCATAATTACTTCTTCAGGTGGAATCAtgaaaaaaaggcaagagaacAATCTGGAGTTTAggtaaaaaacaacaacaacaacaacaaaaacaaccctggggctggctccgtggctgagtggttaagttcgtgcactccactgcggcggcccagggttcggatcctgggcacggacatggcaccacttgtcaggccacgttgaggcggcatcccacatcccacaactagaaggacctgcaactaagatatacaactgtgtacagggggggtttgggaagataaagcagaaaacaaaaacaaaaacaaaaaacaaccctaTGTGTGTCTACAACACCAAATTAGGAAATTTATAGTCTTTTTGGCTTAGCTTCTGACTCTAGAAATTACAGTGGCATGTACCTCATACTGTCAGCAGGGGACACCAAATAGATTTCAGGGAGCAGAAAGGCATAAAAACACCAACAgaggattttttcttcttttttgaggggGACAGGGgcatttctctctcttgaaaGATAGAAGGATGAACTGATGAAAGAACCACAACTTGTAGTATTTTATGTGCAGGTTATATAATTCACAAAttctattaatattaaaaaaaaagtcactacaAGCCACACAGCAGAAGTATTTCCTGGCTTGGCTTCATATTGCTTTCCACAGTcggagttaggaagcattcctgTTGTTCTCCATTTCTTCCGTGATAAAGTGTCTAGATTAGGAGTGGAGTCATAGACTCCTAGAACTGGAGGCGAGGACCTTGGTGAGCATGTGAAGAGGTGAGGTGGGGGGCAGCGTGGCATAGTGGAAAGAACAGAGCACTGGGAGTCAGGCCTACATTTAgctcctggctctgtcacctGCTGTGTGACATCAGCAAGCTACTTTTggagtctgtttcctcacctaGAAAATGGAGCTGACCGCCTTTATGCAGAGGACCTGGCTCTTGGTACGCACTCAGCAAATGGTTCCTCCCTCCCCGAAATGACCTGGCAAAAGCATATGGCTGGTGGGTGTGGGCGAGGTTGGTGGGCTTGGCTCCCTGAGCCCTAGGTAAGGAGGGGCCTCCACCCTCCTTACATTTTGGGTGATTTTGGGCATCATCCCAGAGCGGGCTAAGGGCAGGCGTGACCACAAATGCTAACGCTGCTCATCTGCTCAGCAGACAAACATCAGAGTCGAGGCCTGAAGACTCAGCAGCTGTCTTCATCCTTTCATGGCATCTTAAGTCCCAGCAAAGATCACGACCCAAGGCAAGAGCACAGACAGGACAAAGATGAAAACAGGCTCATCCCTTCTTACTCCTCCACTGTAAGTCTCTCCCACTTTGCCGAGATAGAGGAGAACCTCTCCAAGCAGATCAACGAGAGTCTGCGTTGGGATGGGATCCTCGCTGACccggaggcagagagagaaaggattcGTGTATATAAGCTGAACCGCAGGAGGCGGTACTGGAATTTGGCCCTCAAGGGCTTCCCCTCTGAGCCCTGTGCTGACGAGACCCCCGAGAACTTACCCTACCTCTCAGACAAAGACAGCAGCACGAGCAGCAGGCAGCCCTCCTTAAAAGCCAAGGGCCCTCATCACTGCTTTGAAGGAAGCCTTACTCCAAAGCTTCTAGACTCTGATTAGACTCTGCCCCGGGCGAAAATCCACCCATGACACTGGCGAGCTTATCGCTTATCCTGACCACAAGTTTatgttaaaaagaagaataataaacGGAAATCAGACCTACATCCGAGGGAAGCAGATATCTGGTCTGTGGGTGGTCAACCTCTCCTTTCAACAAGATGCCTTCACTGCCCAGGAGAGCCACAGTTCCTTAAGAACGTAAGCAGTTTAATGAACGAAATTCTTTTCAGAGTTTCCTTTGTCTCAGATAAGCGGCCATCtctttgttatttaatttctcatcATAGTTAGATGTCTATAGTCTGCCCCCGCAAAAAAGACAAAGTGTGTACGTTATGTCAATTCTAAATCTTAAACTGATTTTATGTGTAAAACTCCTCACACAAACTTCTGTAGGCCCAAGGAAAATGCCCCAAGTATCCtggagactttaaaaaaatttttttttttaaaatacaatatactCCCTGCCCTCATGTAGCCTTTAAAATAAGTGAGTTCTGGAACTTCATTGCTGGGAAGTTATCATGAAAAGTCTCAAAAGGAATACTGCTTCTCTTATAAATGTAGTCCTCCCCTAATTGCCCAAGATGGCATTTTAAGCAAAATTCTGGAACATTAAAAATGCCCTACTGTACCATTTGTCCTAAATTAATATTCCTCTCTTCTGCAAATATTTGGTGAGTGAGGGCTGTGTATTGTCTCAGTTTGGGTTCTCCCGGAAGCAGACCCTGAAACAAGGCTTCACAAGCAAGTAGATTATTTGGGAGATGAAGGAAAGATCAATGGAGGGGATATAGGAAAGGGGAGCCAGCTAATCCAGGGGACACTGTTAAGCCTGCTTCCATCCTGGGCAACTGGGGCTTAATCCCACAGGGAACCCCTGTCAGAACTATCCCACCTgaaggggagggagctggggtatttatactCCCCAGAGGCATTGGCTTGGAGCTGGCCTGGGAAGGTGTTGATTTTCTGGCATTTTCAGCCTGCCATTTGTGGGCTTAGAGGCCCACCTCAGTGGGGGACGGAATTCGCCCTCAGGCACAAAGATGCAGACTGAAAGGTCCAGGGTTGGGGGGTGTCTGGGGTGGCATCAGCTACCTGTGTACCACACCATGCAGGGCTCGAGAGGGATGGATTGGAAGGTTAAGATGAGGCCCCTCTCCTCCAAGGAGTTGACATGTTTCAGAGAAGGCAAGATATGCTGGGTACACAGAAGAACCAAGACAAGACATCATACAAAGCTTGTTTGATAGTTAAGCGAAAGTAGGCATCTTGGTCCCTACCAGCCCCCAGCTGAGAGAGCAGCCCCTCTTCTCACCTTCCTTAAAAGGCCGGTTACAGAGTGTTCACATTTTGCCCATGGTACCCTGGCAAAATACACTGAAGGGACTTTTGACAGAGCCCTCTCCTCCCCTGGAGAGGAAGTTAGCAGTCGGGCTGGCAGGGGCTGGAAGCAGTCAGGAGTGGCTCCCCCATGCCGAGGCCAGGCCTGTCCTCCACTGCCCAGGTTGTGGAGCACCCATGGAATCCAGCAGAGGGGACCAAGGCTTTGGTGTggctgggtggtggggggagaTGGGAAAGGTGCCACTGCTCAGCCCAAGGACCTTCCCTAATGCCCCAGGGCTCAAGGTAATGACAGCCCAGGCTGGAGCAGCCAGGCTGGCATCTCCTGTGCCCCCTGGATCAACCATAGTGGCTGGGGGTGCCATGTGTGGAGGAGCTGAGGGCTCACCAGCCTCGGGATGCCTTGGTGGCTTTGCCTTATCTTCCATGAGGGGGtgagtgggagtgggggtggccTGTGGTCATCTTTCTGCCCTGAGTTATGCTGGGATAGCGGTTAAAATTATGAGCTTTGACAGTGGAGCTGAATTTATTCTTTCCCATCACATGCTAGCCATATTATCCCAGGCggattgcttaacctctctgagccttagtcaCCACATCTGAAAACAGGGATGCAGATCTCTCCCCAGTGTGTGGGAATCAAATGCAGCAATTATGTAAAGGCTTTAGCATGGCACCTGGCCCCTAGGAAGCACTCCATCTATTGTAAGAGTTTTGAGCAAGGTTGTCTTAGGTTGGGGTGGCTCCACAGCCACTGGAGAGACTGTTCTGGGGGATGGTGTAGAGGTCACCTCATCAAAGGGTGAACTTCACAAAGACACGTGGCTTCAGTGGCTGGCAGATAGATATAATTCAAACAAAGCACAAAAAGTTCAGGGGTCTGGAGCAAGAGGAATGAAGCAAGGGTCTCAAGGTCTGGTGTTCTGGGGTGGGGGCTTTGGGCCAAACAAGAAAGTGCCTACTTGTAGCCTAGAACCAAATGAGAGTCTGTGCTTAAGATGTAAATAGAGGAAGCAGGTGGGCAGGGAATAGAAAACCCAATGAAAACTGGCTTACTGATTAAAGGGAGTGATTATAAAGCCAACAGTCCAGGGTTGGCTgtggcttcaggcatggctggaccTAGGAGGTCACACTGTGTCATTAAATTTGTATCTCTCTCCATATCTTGCCTCTGCCTCCCCTATATTAGCTTCATGTTCAGGCAGGTTCTCATAACAGGATGGCAAAGATAGCCACTGATATCCttatagttctttgaaaaaaagagtCACTCCTATGTCCCTATCCAGGGTCTCTGTCAATCCCAGAGAAGGTCTCTGGCCTGGCACAAGTCATAAGCCCATCACTGGACTAATCACAGCGGCCAAGGACATAGAGTATTTGACGGCTACACAGACCCAGGGTATGGTGGGGAagtggggggcgggcaggggcaACCCCACTGGACACGTATACTGAACAGATTGTTCTAGAATCTATGTAAACCTGTATGGAATACAGTGATTCCCTAGAGATGCCAAGTAGACAGAGGTTTGTCCATTACCCTCCAGATGAAGAAAGATTCGTGTTTTAAAGGCCCGGACCAAGGGTCCTGGGGGTGGATTGCCCAGCGTGAGTTAATCTGAGCTAGCCTGGATTGACTGCACGCTTGTCTCCAGAACTGTAGACCCTTGGCCGGGAATCTACTATGGGATCTTTTAACTAAAGGTGAACAGTGTTGTGTCACCATGGGTCCATGTGTTGTTTTTGAGCAGTATCAGGCGGTCAGCACtgttcaataataataattgtgttGATGATTTGCACCTGATTTTGGTAGAGCCTGGGGGTGGGTTTCTACTTTTAAGGCTGATCACATAGCTAGAATGTGCCCACGTGATCAGCCCACTATAAGACACTCCCACCATGAGTAGACGCTGGGCTTCCACGCCAGCAGCGGTTGGAGGCATGGGAACAGAATGCTCCCGTGTGAGCCTCGTGAACATCCACCATGGGTGCTGCAGGAGGACATTCCATTCCAAGGGTGTTCCATTCCAAGGATGCAACAACTTCCCTGTGGATTGGTGTGGTGGATGTCCCCCAGTGATCTCTGCCTCCCCTTGAGTATGGGCTGAAACTGTTGACTCTTGCTAATGAATAGAATGTGGCAAAAGCGATGGAATGTCACTTCCAGGTGGGGTTGTGAAAAGAGACTGTGTtcggggaaggagggaaggacgGCCAGGTGGAGCACGGGTGGAGGAAGCATGAACAGGGCCGTGAAACTCTTCTGTGTGGTCCTGTAATGGCGGACGTTAAGCATTTGTTCAAGCCCGGAGAACGTCTCACACCAACACTGACTCCTAACGTAAGCTATGgacttttattaataataatgaatccATATTAGCCCACCAGTCgtagcaaatgtaccacactaatacAAGgtattaataataggggaaatggGGGGGAGTACtgagggggtatatgggaaatttctgtactttcccctcaatttttctgtaaaacctaaaactgcccTCAAATTAAAGTCTATTAGTtaaaagacagtgagagagacTATGGCTTCCATCTGGCAggcactctttctctctctccctctctctgggctcctgctctgggggaagccagctaaCGTGTGGTGGGCCACCCGAGGAAAGGCCTGTATGGCAGGGAATTGAtgtctctggccaacagccagcgaGGACCTGAGGCCTCCCAACAGCCGCATGAGTGCGCTTGGAAGCAGGTCTCCCCCAGTTAAGCCCTGAGGTGACCAAAGCCCTGAGTGACACCTCGATGACAGCCTGTGAGAGACCCTAAGCCAGAGGCACCCAGCCAACCAACACCCAGATTTCTGACCCACCgaaactgtgagataatcaagttgttttaagccactaaatctgGGGTAATTTTGTTCCTCAGCAACAGCTAAGGCCTGTTCCTCACCATCAGCTGTGCTTTTCAGCAAGCCGCCTCACTCTTGATCCGAGGAGTGGAAAACCCGAAACCCAGCCCTCTCTTGAGGAAAATCCGGGCACCACAGACGCCCGTTGCCAGTGCTCAGAGGaggtttaaatttgtttttagaaatgatGCTGTGTCCTATAGGGTTGAGGGGGCCACTGGGTGAGTTAAGTGCTAGAGAAGACTGAATGGTTTCTGCTGGTTATGCTTATGCATGGAGctgtttatagttatttatattttcGTGGTATGTGTTTTGTGTCTAGCCCCCCACCTTGTAATTATTAgattttaggtcttttttttttttgaggaagattagccctgagctaacatctgctgccaatcctcctctttttgctgaggaagactggccctgagctaacatctgtgcccattttcctctactttatatgtgggacgcccaccacagcatggcttgacaagtggtggcatgtctgcacccgggatccgaaccggcgaaccctgggccactgaagtggaacgtgtgcacttaacttctgcaccaccgggcaggcccccagGTCATTTTATAGCCTGTAAGTTCATCTATCTCACTTGTCCCTCAGTCACTATGTTCCCTGGGCAGTGggaattattatctccatttgacaaTGGAGGCTTAGAGAAAAGCTCTAAGGTCTCCAGTTGTCGTTTGAGGAAATGTTTATCAAGCAACTGCTAAGTTTGCACTTGCTAATTGCTGCCAGAATGCTGAGGATAACAGTCTCCAACAATCAGCTCCTCGCCTGTCCAGGCGTGGCGTTAGGCACTTACCGTACATAATTTCATGTCATCTCTACCACAATATTTGAGGTGTGAGGGTGTTGTGATACCATCCACATacaaggaaacaggcacagattgggaaagtgacttgcccagggtcacacagggaTGAAGGGGAGGAGCTGGGATGTCATGTGCGGGTCTGGCTGGTTCCAGAAATGCAGCTCTTTATTACTACGCTAAGGTGCCTCAGACAGGCTCCCAGAGCAGGTGGGGGCCAAGCCACACACACTCCTGGAACTCAACCACAACTGAAAGAGATGGATGAAGACAGCACGAGGGGCTTGTCCGCAGGGCCTGTGGCTGAAGCAGGGTGGGGGTGTCGTGGGACGGACAGAGTTGCTCCTGGGAACTGTGGCTGACAGAGAAGCTTCCTGGGGACaagaggcctggggaggcagaAATCTCACCAGCTGGGCTCCAGAGGCCCCCTGGGGTGACGGGAAAACTCTCGGGCCTCCTGGCCACACTGTGTGCCTGTTCATGGTCAAATCCAGCCTTTGAGACTATTGACACATCCACCTCTGACCATCACTGGGAAGGGATTGGGAAGGGTCCCACCTCACTCAACCATCCTCACCAGTTACAAACCCCAAGGCCAGCACTCCAGCCTGCAGGCAAGGCTACTGCCCATGCCTTGGCGCTGAAGATGGTGCCTAAGGCCTCGCTGCTCAAAATGTGGGCCAGAGACCAACAGCACCAACTGGACCTGGAGCTTGTTAGAACTCTCTTGCTGGCcgagtctcaggccccaccccagacctcctaaATCAGAACCTGTagtttaacaagatcctcaggtaGCTCATGCATGTGTTAACATTTGAGAAGCTCTGGTTGTTGGAGGACGATTCCTCCCAGGTCTGTCAGGTGTCTGCGCATCTTGTGAGGAGAGGCGCCTTCGTTCCAGACTCCTGAAGGATGTTGGTATGACAAACGGCTTTCGAAGATAGAGACTACCTCCCTCCAGAGCATGGGGCAGATTCGCTTACTGCTTATTGCAGAAGATTCCAGGTCCTGAGCCCAGAGTTCCTCTCCTGTGACACAACCCCTTATGTTCCAGCGCCACATGGCCCTCTTCACAGCCCTCTGCGGGGGTTGGGCTCTGGAAACCAGCACAAATGCTAAGGCTCTAGCTATTGCTGTGACTAAGAAACCGTCCTTCGTCTCTGACCCCAGAGTCTCATGTCTCCAGCTTACACCCCTGCAAATGTGTCAGCTAACTCGTTAGCTGCAAATACGGTAAAATCGGACTCGTCACAGCTCTTGACCTTGGTTTCTCTACACTTGAATCACCAGAAAGCTGTGTAGTGTTCTATACTCAGGTTTTACTTTTCAGATTATACAGGAAATGCATAGGTATTACagacaaatcagaaaatacagataagcaaacaAGTGTTTACAAACACCTAATAGTCCCACCATCCAGAGAGAGCCAGCCTCACCTGCTTGGTATCCATCCTCCCAGTCTTCTATTCATGTGTCCACatacaggaaaacaaaattaatgaggTAATGATACATATGTTGTCTTTTAGTGGGTCTCTCAAAAATATGGCATGAACGTCTTTCCAAGTCACTAAATTGACATCCACATCATCCTTTGCAATGCTTGCTTAGCATTTCATTGTGTAGACTGTTTATTCCATCCCTATCTGTGGACATTTacttggttttctattttttggctattctaaaCAACTTTGCAAGGAACATCCTTATATGCACATTTTAGTGCAATTTTCCAGTGCTTTGGGTACATTCTTGGAAGTGAAATTACAAGCCAAaagataattaaaacaataagcacTTGCATAGCTTTTAACtcatgccaggtactgttctaagcactttgcgagtattaactcacttaatcctcacaacgtcTCTATGAGAAAATAACTCTTGTTATCTCTCTTTTACAGAGAGTTTAAGGGACTtctcaaggtcaaacagctaataaatgatggagctaggatttgaacccaggcagtttggtGAGGGGGTCCAGAATATGCCcctccaaaatatgccactttggcataaggattatttcgagctgaaggcaattgagaattaatagatgcaggaaaagtcCTCTGCTCTCCCCTTATCTGCTTAAAATCAGGGCATAAATTTCCCCTTCTGAAAGTGGCATAGATGTGCCCCCCCTCTCCTGTACCGGAGTGAGGAGAGTGAGTCACCACCAGAGATGGAGAGCCAGCACCAAGATGAGTCTGCGTAAACAGATCTTACTAAAATCATCCTcatcttccattagtttccccgATATATTTCCTAGTCACTTTCCTGCAATTTATTGGCCCTAGAAGCCCAAACCCACTTTCCTTTGTCTAGTCACTTCTCAATTTATCACCCtttgttaaaatgatatatataagCTTCCAAGTCTAACCACTttgtgttttcacttcttttctgtcaAGCCCTCATGCTCATAAAAATACTAACatcaataaaatttgtatgccttttctcCTGGTTATCGGTCTGTTGTCATTTTAATTCACAGGCATTGTTCATtgaacctaagagggtagaggaaaagttttttccCTCCCCTGCACCGGCTGCAGAGTCTGTGTGTACTCATAGCACTATGCGTAAGTGCCTATTTTAAATGCCCTTCTTGCTTTTCCCAAGATTCAAATAGAAAATGGTATTGCAAAAATATATGGATCTTTGCTTTCGCATCCCTTATATAGATACAGGCGGTGGTAAAGTCATCTTAGAGCTTAGTGCCAGGAAAAAGTCCTGTCTTCAGGGGCTCACGGCCTTATACTAGATCTTGTCACACAGGCTGCTTTTCTTTTGGGCCTTGCTTGTAAGGAGGCTCAGGACTAAGCTTTGTTCTCAGTTGTAGCAGCTCCTGGTCTGAGTTCTGGGGAAGcgcccctccactcccaccccttcGCTATTTGGCCTTTACCCTGGGTTTAGTGCCTGTGTCACATAGAGGGCATCTTTTATTGTAGGCATCCCCACCCCCTTTTGAAAATAAGTGGgtacaaataaatacatgaaaagagtGAAAGAACTCATTTAAACTAACTTTGCAGAGCCCCATTGCTTTGTAAGAACTTCTCCAGGTTGAGAAAGTAGTGTGCTGGCATTCAGAACATCCTGTTAATTGTGCTTGCCAGCTTAATTACCCAAACAAAGCCCCAGAGCTCTTAGAGAAAAGCAATGGTTTGTAATTACCAGCAATTGGTTTGACACATCCAAGACCCTTCCATTATCATTCTGAAAAAGAAACCAGCAAACATAAAGAACAGAAACctccccctaaaaaaaaaaaaatccccctcACGCTCTGATGACTTGATTCAACGCCTACGTTGTTGGGAGGTTAAAAACGGTGTTTATAGTGCTGGCGTCTAAAAGCAATGTGTTCCCTTAGTTTAGTCTGTTCTTACCAGTATCAAAAACTGCAGTTCTCCAGAAAATTAGCAATGGGTTCTCTCCTCAAGAAGTATCAGcgatttttatttttgctaatatctgttttctgattttttttaaatgagcactTAGTTGGGTCCTAGAAACACTATTAAAGAtatacttttttctactttttataatggaaaatttcaaatatatacgAGGTAAACATAGCACAAGGAAACCCCAGGTACCCATCACCTAGTTTCTAGAATTTTCAACATTCCACCATTCCTGTTTCATCTATATCTCCATCCGCTCCCCACCCCTCAACTGTTCTCATttcttatgcttttcttttctttgaggcaAAAATTACATTCGAATGCACAATGTAAGCTTTGTGCAGTTTTGACAAAGTCCATACCCATGTAACCACCCCATCATGATATAAATCATTAGAGATTAGAGATGGAAATAGCTCTAAAGAAAGTTCCCTCTCGTCCCTCCCAGTTGTCCACACCACACACTTGCCTAGGCAATcactattcttaattttttcaactCAGATTAGTTTCACCTGTGTTAGAAGCTCATGTatgtgaaatcatacagtatgtaatttTTGGTGACTGTCAGCATTATGTCTAGGAGATTCATCCTAAATGTTGCATGTATCAGTgatttactccttttttttgctaagtggtattccattgtatgaatatacacCACAGTTGATCACCTGATACACCTGTTGATGGGAGAACATTTTGGTCACTTCAACAGATCACAATTGTGGATAAAGGCGTCATGGACATTCTTATATACAGGCCTCTTGTGCACctgtgtttccatctctctgggaTAAGTATCTAGTGGTATttcgttgtggttttaatttgcatttccccataTCTAAGATATTGAACACTTATTCATGTGCTTA
Encoded here:
- the LIAT1 gene encoding protein LIAT1 — encoded protein: MERRGSPGTRGPEPLAQRQRVLGCSGCRWRPRGRMDRLGGAGASGYGEEGDEDEEEREGSAAGSKGSRLPPIAGSASEPTTRKVKKKKKKKTKGSPKGHDKHQSRGLKTQQLSSSFHGILSPSKDHDPRQEHRQDKDENRLIPSYSSTVSLSHFAEIEENLSKQINESLRWDGILADPEAERERIRVYKLNRRRRYWNLALKGFPSEPCADETPENLPYLSDKDSSTSSRQPSLKAKGPHHCFEGSLTPKLLDSD